The genomic segment CGGCCCAAAAATAGAAGAAAGAATAATCCTTTTTACGTGCGACTAAAAATAAATCAGAGTCGGAAACCGATTACGCAAACATCGTCCACTTGTTCGTATTGTTCGCCGTACTCGTCATAGTATTGCTTCCAGGTTTCAAAGTGAAGGTCTAATTCCTTCATTTGTTGGTCCATGGGCAATTTCCAGATGGTTAGAATTTTTTCCTTGAAATTTTTCACCATCATTTTCTTCCCTTTTTCACCACCAAACTGGTCGGCAAATCCATCGGAACTCATGTAAAAACAGTCCCCTTTTTCAAACGGGATTTCTACCTCGTCAAACAATTGCTCCTCGGGGGTGAATCCTCCAACTGCACATTTGGTCGGTTTAAATTCCTCCAACTCTCCGTTTCGAACACGCCAGAGGGGACGATTTGCTCCTGAGTAGATGATAGAAGAACGCTTCGGATCTATTTTACAAATGGCTGCATCCATTCCATCTTTCGTTTTTACCGAATCATCATTTTCCTGTTTCAGCGATTTTTTAATTCCTTTATTGACCTCACTCAACATGGATCCGGGTTGGAAAATTTCTTTTTCATGCACCGTGTGATTGAGTTTGTCGGTACAAATCATACTCATAAATGCACCGGGGACACCATGACCGGTACAGTCGGCACATACAATAATGCTTGCTTCACCACTGTGGTGAAACCAGAAAAAGTCGCCCGAAACGATATCCTTAGGTTTAAACAATACAAACGAATCCGGCAAGTGCAGCAGAATTTCTGCGCGAATAGGTAAAATGGCTTCCTG from the Flavobacteriales bacterium genome contains:
- a CDS encoding SpoIIE family protein phosphatase codes for the protein QEAILPIRAEILLHLPDSFVLFKPKDIVSGDFFWFHHSGEASIIVCADCTGHGVPGAFMSMICTDKLNHTVHEKEIFQPGSMLSEVNKGIKKSLKQENDDSVKTKDGMDAAICKIDPKRSSIIYSGANRPLWRVRNGELEEFKPTKCAVGGFTPEEQLFDEVEIPFEKGDCFYMSSDGFADQFGGEKGKKMMVKNFKEKILTIWKLPMDQQMKELDLHFETWKQYYDEYGEQYEQVDDVCVIGFRL